A single genomic interval of Helicoverpa zea isolate HzStark_Cry1AcR chromosome 19, ilHelZeax1.1, whole genome shotgun sequence harbors:
- the LOC124639659 gene encoding RNA polymerase II-associated protein 1 yields the protein MFKRPKPGEDEDDILRMQEEFLREKQKQNVQPAAAVTNLRPQETSKRPSSSDTRKPSKYAQAKGLKGEKKARFDDSPSVVGDILEKNIEDPEIDQPEQDDDKVYFPKVIPSLLGDIVEKNIADFKEFSTKEMPAQGFPVVTKRSTIFSKRNATLKNESVNMDVDEPSTSKDSNKTSNVNLPSKSFVISSADADAIHSENLKLLSGMSEKEILEERSKLLSNIDPKIVEFLKAKRQQASLPKTVAIEQAPKTQSMEIAEQNIDTTVALPENNLWENDVLSHPDINKWLHFNSLEKDKLEWMKGIEESKRIKADEPYEARFDFNGYLLPYTLEYNEKTKPLFHHGDEPHRPGYSITELVELTRSSITQQRVMALNTIAGIIEYYSAGTYKNVIEIPISKLFFIVRIAMDDNKVIILEPALRAMRNLLYNRIDEASLDALIGFEEGTLQPCLENDKSEIEELQSKESEFTDYHLAEIDIMTALQRTEILQRLYYILETIRPNFNCVQYSLQILSRLARDSVQTALKIVEMEHLMKTIITNFVPVTSTNFVFDPNIVYKGKPILAALKFIRIMSLQSIEVTRALLTKYDILKPISEYISSGVDRTYGLKIQIEAFCILSNLLCFGLGTDVAISLFPVIITALHKHVKGTDIFVESSILSATHAAVVLQLMNRLLRCILGGMDSYKTQIYPLLKEGVQKWMGQLSNATRYTCGHLRLLCSAIDCCKTVTLIENLPMKFLNDSLRTLSQSRGFEMIIKNLIPSSNLLSGLENKDLHLTKNLMSLGGSVIDSEQKVLPILNVASPLPFLTSLFNLLTYVNDKDMSEAFLRHLTLYLSKLSNNVPSLCDNWFTRMETNFVFSIIKLSTQYEISEGSKDLLYTVANKLCYILRNDKKYELDFLFGYVVFNKHWFTAERLLHLVNLTDADGFSKALTSIEEIKLCYSKVVNITYRDTGPNIRFKSWQEPILPRDWIYLPILTLYSRSQEADNAPKIVGEHSKKVAERIAAEKEFIIRCSLEWILFNELCFPDLLNDIDVTDRLCRIMCVFLCDNSLFLDPKIKILLRKCTDILFKKKSKLNFDKQLIGLNNFQDFYTQFLEQFQSVSYGDPTFAACVLVPLAQRHDVKWRKLLWSEYAGCLRALDCPGEYLCYDIKEYLHPEETDQSLIQSYFQALSTNLLRPSTIAHTIASHHAAHYKQTSVSKE from the coding sequence ATGTTCAAACGTCCAAAACCCGGTGAAGATGAGGACGACATTCTTCGCATGCAAGAAGAGTTTTTGCGAgaaaaacagaaacaaaatgTGCAACCTGCAGCTGCAGTTACTAATCTACGACCACAGGAAACCAGTAAAAGGCCCAGTAGTTCTGACACTCGGAAACCGTCGAAATATGCACAAGCCAAAGGTCTTAAAGGTGAAAAAAAGGCGCGATTTGATGACTCTCCCTCAGTTGTCGGTGACATCTTAGAAAAGAACATAGAAGACCCAGAAATAGATCAACCGGAACAAGACGACGACAAAGTATACTTCCCTAAAGTTATTCCGTCATTATTAGGGGATATTgtcgaaaaaaatatagcagATTTCAAAGAATTTAGTACTAAAGAAATGCCAGCGCAAGGTTTTCCTGTAGTTACTAAGAGATCAACTATATTTAGTAAGAGAAATGCTACGTTGAAAAATGAGAGTGTAAATATGGATGTAGATGAACCAAGTACAAGTAAGGACAGTAATAAAACCTCCAACGTAAATTTGCCTTCAAAAAGTTTTGTAATATCATCGGCAGATGCGGATGCTATACACAGTGAAAATCTAAAGTTGTTGAGTGGCATGTCGGAGAAAGAAATTCTTGAAGAACGGAGTAAACTGCTTTCAAATATAGACCCCAAAATTGTAGAGTTTTTAAAAGCCAAAAGACAACAAGCTTCATTGCCTAAAACTGTTGCAATAGAACAAGCACCCAAAACCCAAAGTATGGAGATTGCAGAACAGAACATAGACACTACAGTTGCTTTGCCAGAAAACAATCTGTGGGAAAATGATGTATTATCCCACCCGGACATTAACAAATGGCTTCATTTCAATTCACTAGAAAAAGATAAACTGGAATGGATGAAAGGCATAGAAGAAAGCAAGAGAATCAAGGCTGACGAGCCTTATGAAGCAAGATTTGACTTCAACGGCTATCTTCTACCATATACTTTGGAATATAATGAAAAGACTAAACCACTATTTCATCACGGTGACGAGCCACATAGACCGGGGTACTCAATTACAGAATTGGTTGAATTGACCCGATCTTCAATCACTCAGCAAAGAGTTATGGCCTTAAATACAATAGCTGGTATCATAGAGTATTACAGTGCAGGCACATACAAAAATGTCATCGAAATACCTATTAGCAAACTGTTCTTTATTGTCAGAATAGCTATGGATGACaacaaagttattattttagaacCAGCCCTAAGAGCTATGAGGAATTTGCTATACAACAGAATTGATGAAGCCAGCTTGGATGCCTTGATTGGTTTCGAAGAAGGCACATTACAGCCTTGTTTGGAAAACGATAAGTCAGAGATTGAAGAATTACAGTCTAAGGAATCCGAGTTTACCGACTACCATTTAGCTGAAATTGATATCATGACTGCACTTCAGCGAACTGAAATCCTTCAGAGACTGTACTATATATTGGAGACAATTAGACCAAACTTCAACTGTGTACAATATTCCTTACAAATACTGTCTAGATTAGCCAGAGATTCGGTACAAACTGCATTGAAGATTGTTGAGATGGAGCACTTgatgaaaacaataataacgaACTTTGTGCCAGTAACTTCCacaaattttgtttttgatccCAATATTGTGTACAAAGGAAAGCCAATATTAGCTGCACTCAAGTTTATAAGAATCATGTCATTACAATCTATTGAAGTAACAAGAGCTCTACTGACTAAATATGACATACTGAAACCAATTTCTGAATACATAAGCTCAGGGGTTGATAGAACTTACGGATTAAAAATACAGATTGAAGCCTTTTGTATATTATCAAACCTGTTGTGCTTTGGCTTAGGGACGGATGTGGCTATATCACTCTTTCCGGTGATTATCACTGCTTTACACAAACATGTGAAGGGAACAGATATATTTGTGGAATCGTCCATTTTATCAGCAACACATGCTGCAGTAGTCCTTCAGCTAATGAACAGACTCCTAAGATGCATTCTGGGAGGAATGGACAGTTATAAGACTCAGATATATCCCTTACTAAAAGAAGGAGTTCAGAAATGGATGGGACAATTGTCTAATGCTACCAGATACACATGTGGTCATTTACGCCTTCTCTGTTCAGCGATAGACTGCTGCAAGACTGTCACTCTCATAGAAAATCTACCAATGAAGTTCCTTAACGATTCCCTAAGGACCCTTTCCCAGTCGCGAGGATTTGAAATGattattaaaaatcttataCCCAGTTCCAATTTGTTATCTGGATTGGAAAATAAAGATCTACATTTGACCAAGAATTTGATGTCTCTTGGAGGATCTGTTATAGATTCAGAGCAGAAAGTATTGCCAATCTTAAATGTTGCATCACCATTGCCGTTTTTGACTTCGCTGTTCAATTTATTGACTTATGTAAATGACAAAGACATGTCTGAAGCCTTCCTAAGGCACCTGACGCTGTATTTGAGCAAACTCAGCAATAACGTACCAAGTTTGTGTGATAATTGGTTCACAAGAATGGAAACCAACTTTGTTTTCAGTATTATAAAGTTGTCTACTCAATACGAGATTTCGGAAGGCAGTAAGGACCTACTTTATACTGTAGCTAACAAGCTATGTTATATATTGcgaaatgacaaaaaatacgAATTAGATTTTCTTTTCGGTTACGTGGTATTTAATAAGCATTGGTTCACAGCTGAAAGATTATTGCATCTTGTGAATCTAACAGATGCTGATGGCTTTTCTAAAGCATTGACGTCTATTGAAGAGATTAAGCTGTGTTATAGCAAAGTGGTAAATATCACCTACAGAGACACAGGTCCTAACATAAGGTTTAAGAGCTGGCAAGAGCCGATTTTGCCGCGAGACTGGATCTATTTACCGATACTAACACTGTACAGCAGAAGTCAAGAGGCCGATAACGCTCCCAAAATCGTTGGAGAGCATTCTAAGAAAGTTGCTGAACGAATAGCAGCTGAAAAGGAATTCATCATCAGGTGCAGTTTGGAGTGGATACTATTCAACGAACTCTGCTTTCCAGACCTTTTGAATGACATCGATGTAACGGACAGACTTTGCCGAATCATGTGCGTGTTTCTATGCGACAATTCGCTATTTCTGGAccccaaaattaaaatattactgcGGAAGTGCACAGATATATTGTTCAAGAAGAAATCCAAGTTGAATTTCGACAAACAACTGATTGGATTGAATAATTTCCAGGATTTCTACACTCAGTTCTTAGAGCAGTTTCAATCAGTCAGTTATGGGGATCCTACATTCGCTGCATGCGTTTTGGTGCCTTTAGCTCAGAGGCATGACGTTAAATGGCGGAAACTTCTGTGGTCTGAATACGCAGGATGTCTTAGAGCGCTCGACTGTCCCGGAGAATATCTTTGTTATGACATTAAAGAGTATTTACACCCTGAGGAAACAGACCAATCGCTAATCCAGTCGTATTTCCAAGCGCTTTCCACTAATTTGCTGAGACCGAGCACGATAGCGCATACAATAGCATCCCATCACGCGGcacattacaaacaaacctCTGTATCTAAAGAATAA
- the LOC124639462 gene encoding translation machinery-associated protein 16 homolog, whose amino-acid sequence MPKIKKDIDKLKHPNSRKTLKIISKIKKHEKKDQNKVGTHIKQNLIGEKILWFKERIPEDCAVLNKEQTLELIEEYLARFDEELEQIALKNSVGQRKNRQHASREDIINITKKNEHEEFETCGLEMPDLLDHKQMEVLRNWNGELRFLQHFKLKRIARKHLI is encoded by the coding sequence ATGCCTAAAATTAAGAAGGATATCGACAAGCTGAAACACCCAAACAgcagaaaaaccctaaaaatcataagtaaaataaagaaacaCGAGAAGAAGGATCAGAACAAAGTAGGTACACACATAAAACAAAACCTCATTGGTGAGAAGATTCTATGGTTCAAAGAAAGAATACCGGAAGATTGTgcagttttaaataaagaacagaCTTTGGAATTGATTGAGGAGTATTTGGCGCGTTTTGACGAAGAGTTGGAACAAATTGCTTTGAAGAACTCAGTTGGGCAAAGAAAAAACCGCCAACATGCCAGCAGGGAAGATATAATAAACATTACGAAGAAAAATGAACATGAAGAATTTGAAACATGTGGCCTAGAGATGCCTGATCTCTTAGACCATAAGCAGATGGAAGTACTCAGGAATTGGAATGGAGAACTGCGATTTCTACAGCATTTCAAACTAAAAAGAATAGCTAGAAAGCATTTAAtatag
- the LOC124639660 gene encoding uncharacterized protein LOC124639660 gives MLNMMGIPRNFSLSLIMTDQSEQPKQEKAKQMEYFGIYRKDSLFVRMEKIFRKILTPVPELISQDPDPMPRLQYLPDYIADLIRRKKDLKRQWDENPHDRSIEKNYHQLREDIRTRIRHHAAILKYFDFLTKTYQRGEEKNHFSTAIDTDHVQSLVNYFREHEDDRYLLLIMFVTNEFTRELGTQRELEDKSEPIHYYYFWYAIYATYGDFVLTPPRHRKYFKSKSNSQSNLDLYEHLYEHHKYN, from the coding sequence ATGTTGAACATGATGGGAATTCCACGTAATTTCTCGTTAAGCCTGATCATGACAGATCAGAGCGAACAGCCCAAACAAGAGAAGGCAAAACAAATGGAGTATTTCGGAATTTATCGGAAAGACTCCCTATTTGTAAGAATGGAGAAGATCTTCAGAAAAATATTGACCCCGGTGCCGGAACTGATAAGTCAAGATCCTGACCCAATGCCCCGCCTTCAGTATCTCCCGGATTACATAGCCGACCTCATCCGCCGCAAAAAGGATTTGAAAAGGCAATGGGATGAAAATCCCCATGATCGCAGTATTGAAAAGAATTACCACCAGTTAAGAGAAGATATAAGGACGAGGATTCGGCACCATGCAGCCATTCTGAAGTATTTTGACTTCCTAACAAAAACATATCAACGTGGGGaggaaaaaaatcatttttctacTGCGATCGATACAGATCATGTTCAAAGTTTAGTGAATTACTTCAGAGAGCATGAAGACGATCGTTACCTCTTGTTAATCATGTTTGTAACGAACGAGTTTACTAGGGAGCTGGGAACACAGAGGGAACTAGAGGACAAGTCAGAGCCCATCCACTATTACTACTTCTGGTACGCAATATATGCTACTTATGGAGATTTCGTATTAACGCCGCCACGTCATCGGAAGTACTTtaaatcaaagtcaaatagtCAATCTAATTTAGACCTTTACGAGCACTTATATGAACATCATAAATATAACTAA
- the LOC124639487 gene encoding transmembrane protein 134, with product MTRPFGNSDKRFSIDDAFEEETDEAIKVYGATGDRSPLQNKYKNGNEYLASSKTYKCTEDTTSRDSDSLIHEYVEATQSMYCWNHPKVRENWKTVCAAVVLLLVGVGLLGMGAFAVAEPENGLQGAVFFVAGMICFVPGAYHVVYIWLAARGQRGYDFYHLPLFT from the exons ATGACGAGGCCGTTCGGTAACAGCGACAAACGTTTTTCAATCGACGATGCATTTGAAGAGGAGACTGACGAAGCCATCAAAGTTTACGGTGCCACAGGAGACAGATCGCCGTTacagaacaaatacaaaaatggAAATGAATATCTGGCCag CAGCAAAACCTACAAATGCACGGAGGACACCACGTCACGAGACTCCGACTCCTTGATCCACGAGTATGTGGAGGCGACGCAGTCTATGTACTGCTGGAACCATCCCAAGGTGAGGGAGAACTGGAAGACGGTATGTGCTGCCGTGGTGTTACTCCTGGTCGGCGTGGGGCTCCTTGGCATGGGCGCCTTCGCCGTCGCTGAGCCCGAGAACGGCCTCCAAGGTGCAGTATTCTTCGTAGCCGGCATGATCTGCTTCGTGCCCGGAGCCTACCACGTCGTGTACATCTGGCTCGCGGCCCGGGGACAGAGGGGCTACGACTTCTACCATCTCCCGCTGTTTACCTGA